In Paenibacillus ihbetae, the following are encoded in one genomic region:
- a CDS encoding ABC transporter ATP-binding protein, with protein MDYVVEMVGIRKEFPGIVANDDITLQLKRGEIHALLGENGAGKSTLMSILFGMYQPDRGVIKVNGREVRISNPNVANRLGIGMVHQHFKLVEAFTVTENIILGSETRRVGMLDIRKAANRVEALSKRYGLNVDPHAKIEDISVGMQQRVEILKMLYRDAEVLIFDEPTAVLTPQEIEDLQGIMKNLVQEGKSIILITHKLKEIKAVADRCTVIRRGRTIGTVDVADTSRETMAEMMVGRSVSFKVDKQERRPGETVLDIRSLTVKNSKKVDALKAFSLELHAGEIVGIAGVDGNGQTELIEAITGLRQAESGSVILNGKDITGLSVRQRNESGIGHIPEDRQKRGLVLDYTLEENLILEVYKRPPYSKNGLLQRAAIRKHAEHIIQSFDVRSGEGGRSIVRSMSGGNQQKAIIGREVERDPDLLIAVQPTRGLDVGSIEYIHRRLVEQRDKGKAVLLVSLELDEVLNLSDRIAVINNGELVGVVNASETNEQELGLMMAGYHKEEGSA; from the coding sequence ATGGACTATGTTGTCGAGATGGTGGGCATCCGCAAGGAATTTCCGGGCATCGTGGCCAATGACGACATCACGCTTCAGTTGAAGAGAGGGGAGATCCATGCGCTGCTCGGTGAGAACGGCGCGGGAAAGTCAACCCTGATGAGCATTCTGTTCGGCATGTACCAGCCCGACCGCGGAGTCATTAAGGTCAACGGCCGGGAAGTGCGGATTTCGAATCCGAACGTGGCGAACAGGCTCGGCATCGGGATGGTGCACCAGCACTTTAAGCTTGTTGAGGCGTTCACCGTGACGGAGAACATTATACTGGGCAGCGAGACGCGCCGAGTGGGGATGCTTGATATCAGGAAAGCTGCCAATCGAGTGGAGGCGTTGTCCAAGCGGTACGGTTTAAACGTGGACCCGCACGCCAAAATCGAGGACATTTCGGTCGGCATGCAGCAGCGAGTGGAGATTCTCAAGATGCTGTACCGCGATGCGGAGGTGCTGATCTTCGACGAACCGACCGCGGTGCTGACGCCGCAGGAAATCGAGGATCTGCAGGGCATTATGAAAAATTTGGTTCAAGAGGGCAAATCGATCATTCTGATCACCCATAAGCTGAAGGAAATCAAGGCGGTGGCTGACCGCTGCACCGTCATCCGGCGCGGTAGGACGATCGGCACCGTCGATGTGGCTGATACGAGCCGGGAAACGATGGCCGAGATGATGGTCGGCCGCAGCGTTTCCTTTAAGGTCGACAAGCAGGAGCGTCGACCGGGCGAAACGGTGCTCGATATTCGCTCGCTGACCGTGAAGAACAGCAAGAAGGTCGATGCGCTTAAAGCCTTCTCGCTTGAGCTGCATGCCGGCGAGATCGTCGGCATTGCCGGGGTGGACGGGAACGGGCAAACCGAGCTGATAGAGGCTATCACGGGTCTGCGGCAGGCAGAGAGCGGCAGTGTGATCCTGAATGGAAAGGATATTACCGGGCTGTCCGTTCGCCAGCGCAATGAGAGCGGCATCGGGCATATCCCAGAGGATCGTCAGAAGCGCGGGCTTGTACTGGATTATACGCTGGAAGAGAATTTAATTCTGGAAGTGTACAAGCGGCCTCCGTATTCCAAGAACGGGCTATTGCAGCGAGCGGCCATCCGCAAGCATGCGGAGCATATCATTCAGAGCTTCGATGTCCGTTCCGGGGAGGGCGGGCGCTCCATCGTCCGCTCCATGTCCGGGGGGAACCAGCAGAAGGCGATCATCGGCCGCGAGGTGGAGCGGGATCCGGATCTGCTGATCGCGGTTCAGCCGACGCGGGGTTTGGATGTCGGCTCGATTGAATATATTCACCGACGTCTTGTGGAGCAGCGGGACAAAGGAAAAGCGGTGCTGCTCGTATCATTGGAGCTCGATGAGGTGCTGAACCTGTCCGACCGCATCGCGGTCATCAACAACGGCGAGCTGGTCGGCGTGGTCAACGCTTCCGAAACGAACGAACAAGAGCTGGGCCTCATGATGGCCGGGTATCATAAAGAGGAGGGCAGTGCATGA
- a CDS encoding BMP family lipoprotein codes for MKKGVLSLISLALSVTMLAGCGGKPASEPTGGAGSDAPKANFKVGMVTDAGTIDDKSFNQGTYEGIVKANKDFNMEYKYLKPAGQTEADYTKEIVNLYDAGYKFIVTPGFKFETAVHKAQEKYKDAKFVLIDGSPRPNPDADPDLKENTVAIYFAEQESGFLAGVATALHVKDGQAGFIGGMKIPPVQKFNWGFQQGVKYANDNLGTKVTINKENVVYQGTFDDVAAGSQLAAQMYDRGVNVIFAAAGGVGVGAINEAKTRVQGGSDVWVVGVDVDQYQDGVYEGDKSVILTSAVKKIDQAAYDMIKAETEGKFPGGQTITLDAKNDGVGLPAENPNLSEDILKQVDEVFNKIKAGEITVAAEQGDLIE; via the coding sequence ATGAAAAAAGGGGTCTTATCATTAATCAGTTTGGCGTTATCGGTCACCATGCTCGCGGGCTGCGGCGGCAAGCCAGCATCTGAGCCAACCGGAGGTGCAGGCTCGGACGCACCGAAGGCAAACTTCAAGGTCGGGATGGTTACCGACGCAGGCACCATTGACGACAAATCGTTCAACCAAGGGACGTATGAAGGTATTGTCAAGGCGAACAAGGACTTTAATATGGAGTATAAATACCTGAAGCCTGCTGGACAGACGGAAGCCGATTATACCAAGGAGATCGTCAACCTGTACGATGCCGGATACAAATTCATCGTAACGCCGGGCTTCAAGTTCGAGACGGCTGTGCATAAGGCGCAGGAGAAGTATAAGGACGCAAAATTCGTCCTGATCGACGGATCCCCTCGCCCTAATCCGGATGCGGATCCAGACCTTAAAGAGAACACCGTAGCCATCTACTTCGCCGAGCAGGAGTCCGGCTTCCTGGCGGGCGTTGCGACAGCCCTTCATGTGAAGGACGGACAGGCCGGCTTTATCGGGGGCATGAAAATTCCTCCGGTGCAGAAGTTCAACTGGGGCTTCCAGCAAGGCGTGAAATACGCGAATGACAACCTGGGCACGAAGGTGACGATCAACAAGGAAAATGTCGTGTATCAGGGTACCTTTGATGATGTTGCCGCTGGCAGCCAGCTGGCCGCCCAAATGTACGACCGCGGCGTGAATGTTATCTTCGCTGCCGCAGGCGGCGTTGGCGTTGGGGCGATTAACGAAGCGAAGACACGCGTGCAAGGCGGCAGCGATGTATGGGTTGTCGGCGTTGACGTCGACCAGTATCAAGACGGCGTGTATGAAGGCGACAAATCCGTGATCCTGACTTCCGCAGTGAAGAAGATCGACCAAGCGGCTTACGACATGATCAAAGCCGAAACCGAAGGCAAGTTCCCTGGCGGTCAGACGATCACGCTGGATGCGAAGAATGACGGCGTCGGCCTTCCGGCTGAAAATCCAAACTTGAGCGAGGACATTCTCAAGCAAGTGGATGAAGTGTTCAATAAGATCAAAGCCGGCGAAATTACAGTGGCGGCAGAGCAAGGCGACCTGATCGAATAG
- a CDS encoding SPFH domain-containing protein — MGFFRNQFSNVVEWEEFRDDMIFWKWSNREIKKGSKLIIRAGQDAIFVNNGKIEGIFEDEGEYSIDSDIIPFLSTLKGFRFGFNSGMRVEVLFVNTKEFTVRWGTQNPVLIPTPQLPGGMPIRANGTFNFKVTDYVTLIDKIAGMRESYLVEDVKIRITSVLDQLLMKWISREGKNMFNLQANASEIAKGIREDLDMEVMDNGISITGFQVMSFNYPAEIQEMITKTASHEMIGNLQKYQQVSITDGIASGKIKGGGAASDMAGMMMGMNMANEMMRNMNASPTRDQRAPERAEGQDQARNDKQHAGGESQSPPPASSPSEGKSKPNFCPNCGAKNEGSNFCPNCGHKLG, encoded by the coding sequence ATGGGGTTTTTCAGAAATCAATTCTCCAACGTGGTGGAATGGGAAGAGTTTAGAGATGATATGATTTTTTGGAAGTGGAGCAACCGGGAGATCAAGAAAGGCAGCAAGCTGATCATTCGCGCCGGCCAAGACGCCATATTTGTGAACAACGGCAAGATTGAAGGGATCTTTGAAGATGAGGGCGAGTACAGTATCGATTCGGACATCATTCCGTTTCTGTCCACGCTGAAGGGCTTTCGGTTCGGGTTCAACAGCGGTATGCGGGTAGAGGTTCTGTTCGTCAACACGAAGGAGTTTACCGTCCGGTGGGGAACGCAAAATCCGGTTCTGATTCCGACGCCCCAGCTTCCGGGCGGCATGCCGATCCGGGCCAACGGCACCTTCAATTTCAAAGTCACCGATTATGTGACGTTGATCGACAAGATCGCGGGCATGCGGGAGAGCTACCTGGTGGAGGACGTTAAAATCCGCATTACGTCCGTTTTGGATCAGCTCCTGATGAAATGGATCAGCCGTGAAGGCAAGAACATGTTCAATCTTCAGGCGAATGCCTCCGAGATCGCCAAAGGCATCCGGGAGGACCTGGATATGGAAGTGATGGACAATGGAATCTCTATCACCGGCTTCCAGGTCATGAGCTTCAATTATCCGGCCGAAATCCAAGAGATGATCACCAAGACGGCATCCCATGAAATGATCGGCAACCTTCAGAAATACCAGCAGGTCAGCATAACGGACGGCATCGCTTCAGGTAAAATAAAGGGCGGCGGGGCCGCTTCGGATATGGCCGGCATGATGATGGGGATGAATATGGCCAATGAGATGATGCGAAACATGAATGCCAGTCCAACTCGGGACCAACGCGCCCCCGAGAGGGCGGAGGGACAAGACCAAGCCCGGAACGACAAGCAGCATGCAGGCGGAGAATCCCAATCGCCGCCGCCGGCGTCCTCACCCTCCGAGGGCAAGAGCAAACCGAACTTCTGTCCCAACTGCGGAGCGAAGAACGAGGGCTCGAACTTTTGTCCGAACTGCGGACATAAGCTGGGGTAA
- a CDS encoding TPM domain-containing protein: MRRRRSMLGLGWIMMLAVFLMMPHRTAAAAAEAKPLIFDDAGLLSSQEYEELSALAREYGAERETDFIIITTDNPDNVDIEILIEDFYDAYAPGYDRPHGNAVILGLDMRNRDVELQGYYKAEEYLDRNRLDKIRRKITDDLSDGEYKKAFEAYIISAHEYMGYEPGFNPDNPLFNIWVQLGGAVLIGGLAVGLMTYRAGGRVTVNRRTYEDVSTSGIIDQEDRYIRTTTTRREIPKNDGGSSGGGVTSGGHSHSSSRGKF; this comes from the coding sequence GTGAGAAGACGACGGTCGATGCTAGGACTGGGATGGATCATGATGCTGGCGGTATTCCTTATGATGCCGCATCGAACGGCAGCCGCTGCTGCCGAGGCCAAGCCGCTCATCTTTGATGACGCCGGGCTTTTGAGTTCGCAGGAGTATGAGGAGCTCAGCGCCTTGGCCCGCGAGTACGGAGCCGAACGGGAGACCGACTTTATCATTATTACTACGGACAATCCGGACAATGTGGATATCGAGATATTGATTGAGGATTTTTATGATGCGTATGCGCCCGGGTATGACAGGCCACACGGCAACGCCGTCATTTTGGGGCTGGATATGCGCAACCGCGATGTGGAATTGCAAGGATATTACAAAGCCGAGGAATACCTCGACCGTAACCGGCTGGATAAAATTCGCCGCAAGATCACGGACGACTTATCGGACGGAGAGTATAAGAAAGCATTCGAAGCCTACATTATATCCGCGCATGAATACATGGGCTATGAGCCGGGATTCAATCCCGATAATCCGCTGTTCAATATATGGGTTCAGCTCGGCGGGGCTGTCCTGATCGGCGGATTGGCCGTCGGCCTGATGACGTACCGCGCCGGCGGCCGGGTGACGGTCAATCGCCGGACTTATGAGGATGTAAGCACCTCGGGCATCATTGATCAGGAAGACCGGTACATCCGAACGACGACAACAAGACGGGAGATACCCAAAAATGATGGAGGCAGCTCCGGCGGAGGCGTAACGAGCGGCGGCCATTCGCATAGCAGCAGCCGTGGGAAATTCTAA
- a CDS encoding TFIIB-type zinc ribbon-containing protein, with translation MPVIEYKCPYCGSGMSFDAATGTLSCPGCGNQEHIEQLPDPMKQQVFTEGEVKEYHCGSCGAVIMTDAETSATSCSYCGSAVVLADRLSGELAPAMVIPFSISKEEAIKAFRKWCRNGLLTPRGFMNANRIKSLTGMYVPFWLYELHNRVEVHGHATKVRTYTQGNYEYTETQHYEIYRKMRLNYTKLPLDASAKMDDELMDKLEPFPYEQLKEFKTPYLAGYLAEKYSYNDQELLPRAKEKVRSYIDAAISSAVAGYTTVNYTNKQIDTTMKKADYVLLPVWMVHYDYNKTVYTFAMNGQTGKVVGRPPLSKAKIAAWFAGISGVSFLSLKLIAWMMGGGFW, from the coding sequence ATGCCGGTAATTGAATACAAATGTCCGTACTGCGGCAGCGGGATGAGCTTTGATGCGGCGACGGGAACGCTGTCTTGCCCGGGCTGCGGGAACCAAGAACATATTGAGCAGCTCCCCGATCCGATGAAGCAGCAGGTGTTTACGGAGGGCGAAGTCAAGGAATACCACTGCGGCAGCTGCGGAGCCGTGATCATGACGGATGCGGAGACCAGCGCGACGAGCTGCAGTTATTGCGGCTCCGCGGTCGTGCTCGCTGATCGACTGAGCGGAGAGCTTGCTCCGGCGATGGTCATTCCATTTTCCATTAGCAAGGAGGAAGCGATCAAGGCTTTTCGAAAATGGTGCAGAAACGGACTTCTCACCCCGCGGGGGTTCATGAACGCCAACCGAATCAAGAGCTTAACCGGGATGTATGTGCCGTTCTGGTTATATGAGCTGCATAACCGGGTTGAAGTGCACGGGCACGCGACGAAGGTAAGAACATATACGCAAGGTAATTACGAGTATACCGAAACGCAGCATTACGAGATTTACCGGAAGATGCGCTTGAACTACACGAAGCTTCCGCTCGATGCATCGGCGAAAATGGACGATGAGCTGATGGATAAGCTGGAGCCATTTCCTTACGAGCAGCTGAAGGAATTCAAAACCCCGTATCTTGCCGGATACTTGGCGGAAAAATACAGCTACAACGATCAGGAGCTTCTTCCTCGGGCCAAAGAGAAGGTTCGCAGCTACATCGATGCGGCTATTTCGTCTGCAGTCGCCGGATATACAACGGTTAATTACACCAATAAGCAGATTGATACCACGATGAAAAAAGCGGATTACGTCCTTCTTCCGGTATGGATGGTGCATTACGACTACAACAAAACCGTGTACACGTTCGCCATGAACGGTCAAACGGGCAAGGTGGTGGGCAGGCCGCCGCTCAGCAAGGCGAAGATTGCCGCGTGGTTCGCCGGGATATCCGGCGTGTCGTTCTTGTCCTTGAAGCTGATCGCCTGGATGATGGGAGGTGGGTTCTGGTGA
- a CDS encoding PspA/IM30 family protein, producing MGMLSRFTDIMRVNVNALLDRSDDPEKTIDEYTRSLHSDLGQVKAETSSLLAEERRAKRALDERITEVAKLQRYAEKAAEAGNEADARKFLERKAEAAVKLDELQQAYEQAASDAASMKQMQDKLAADMERLEARRRELKGKMAEARHQQRLSESGSSRGNVGGAFQSMEEKANRALDEALALAELRAGSKKEDDLDELMAELEEQMKRRSDDSQAAANPEAAPDDRSDRSKQKE from the coding sequence ATGGGAATGTTGTCGAGATTTACCGATATTATGCGAGTAAATGTGAACGCTTTGCTGGATCGGTCGGATGATCCGGAGAAGACGATTGATGAATATACGCGCAGCTTGCACAGCGACTTGGGTCAGGTGAAGGCGGAGACGTCCTCATTGCTTGCGGAGGAGCGGCGGGCCAAGCGGGCGCTGGATGAGCGCATTACGGAGGTCGCCAAGCTGCAGCGGTATGCCGAGAAGGCAGCGGAGGCAGGAAATGAAGCCGATGCCCGCAAATTCCTGGAGCGTAAGGCGGAGGCGGCCGTGAAGCTCGACGAGTTGCAGCAGGCTTATGAGCAGGCAGCTTCCGATGCGGCGAGCATGAAGCAAATGCAGGATAAGCTTGCTGCGGATATGGAGCGGCTCGAAGCAAGACGGAGGGAGCTCAAAGGGAAAATGGCCGAAGCGAGGCATCAGCAGCGCTTAAGCGAGAGCGGCTCTTCCCGAGGCAATGTCGGTGGGGCATTCCAATCGATGGAGGAGAAAGCGAACCGGGCTCTGGACGAGGCGCTGGCACTCGCGGAGCTCCGGGCCGGATCGAAGAAGGAAGACGATTTGGATGAGCTGATGGCGGAGCTTGAGGAGCAGATGAAGCGACGCAGCGATGATAGCCAGGCGGCAGCAAATCCGGAAGCAGCCCCGGATGATCGCAGCGATCGATCGAAGCAGAAGGAGTAA
- a CDS encoding GNAT family N-acetyltransferase, whose amino-acid sequence MDGQSNLFQWINIRPITLDDFVNVLAWSKDDSFCEANGWEIDRSSEELYKWWHNCVNHPAEDFIRMGITLNGKIIGYADMACAKGNTAELGIAIGESRLWGQGIGSASAMCMMEYASKKLGISIFNAETHEANARSRKMLENLGFIEISRKGSEEYLGMRGQRIQYRLILMGKPE is encoded by the coding sequence ATGGATGGCCAAAGCAACCTTTTCCAGTGGATTAACATACGGCCGATTACCCTGGATGATTTTGTAAATGTCTTAGCATGGAGCAAGGATGACTCCTTCTGCGAAGCAAATGGATGGGAAATCGACAGAAGCTCTGAAGAATTATATAAATGGTGGCACAATTGCGTAAATCATCCTGCCGAAGATTTTATTCGAATGGGAATCACGTTGAACGGGAAAATAATTGGATATGCCGATATGGCCTGTGCTAAAGGTAATACCGCTGAACTGGGCATTGCCATTGGTGAGAGCAGGCTGTGGGGGCAAGGGATTGGATCTGCTTCGGCAATGTGTATGATGGAATATGCATCGAAGAAGTTAGGAATTTCAATTTTTAACGCTGAAACCCACGAGGCCAATGCTCGTTCCAGAAAAATGCTTGAGAACTTAGGTTTCATAGAAATAAGTCGAAAAGGCAGTGAAGAATACTTAGGGATGAGGGGCCAACGAATACAATATAGACTTATTTTAATGGGGAAACCTGAATGA
- a CDS encoding ABC transporter ATP-binding protein gives MKDLFYFIRKMHGTAGFKLYLNMCMILVISILDGIGIYLIVPLLGVIGVFQTDLNGVPLVSTLTDLADAWSLQLNLPVVLGIYVVIVGGQALLQRSQTLLNAKILQRFIRKLRMETYQGLLHAKWEFFLRHRKSDFNHVMTNELGRVNQGTFLFFQMISSLLFTIIQIGLALWLAPLLTLIVLVSGGGLALFGRKFIRSSKRIGEQTTELSKYYFAGISEHFSGIKDIKSNRLEPSHMDWFDRLSRKMERNFIQFNKVNSLSQLIYRLSSVILVAGFVYLALEVLRTPVEQLLMIVLIFSRLWPRFISIQTSTEQLASNFPAFRAIRELQAEYEADRELAGTAGVPDGERLHLQQGITCSDVDYRYDASNPTYALRGINLHIPARRMTAIVGKSGAGKSTLIDLLMGLIQPESGQVLADGVSIGDERQLLSLRGSIGYVAQDPFLFNESIRDNLKLTAPEASDDELWEALRFSASDEFVRRLPQGLDTVIGDRGVRLSGGERQRIVLARAILKRPSILVLDEATSALDSENERRIQEALEQLKGSMTIIVIAHRLSTIRHADQVIVMEQGRIIQQGGYQQLSQDQKGTFRQLLSYQTGAQM, from the coding sequence TTGAAGGATCTCTTTTATTTTATCCGAAAAATGCACGGGACGGCCGGGTTTAAGCTCTACCTTAATATGTGCATGATCCTGGTCATCAGCATCCTGGACGGTATCGGCATCTACCTGATCGTCCCGCTTCTCGGCGTGATCGGCGTATTTCAGACCGATCTGAACGGAGTCCCGCTCGTCTCGACCTTGACGGATCTTGCGGATGCGTGGTCCCTGCAGCTCAATTTGCCGGTGGTGCTGGGCATCTATGTCGTGATTGTGGGCGGGCAGGCCCTGCTGCAGCGAAGCCAGACCTTGCTAAACGCCAAGATCCTGCAGCGATTTATCCGCAAGCTGCGAATGGAGACGTACCAGGGATTGCTGCATGCAAAATGGGAGTTTTTTCTCCGCCACCGCAAATCGGATTTCAATCATGTCATGACCAATGAGCTTGGGCGCGTGAATCAAGGCACCTTTCTGTTCTTCCAAATGATCTCATCGTTGTTGTTCACGATCATTCAGATTGGCCTTGCCCTGTGGCTGGCTCCGTTGTTAACCCTCATCGTGCTGGTAAGCGGAGGGGGCCTCGCCCTGTTCGGGCGCAAGTTCATCCGCAGCTCGAAGCGGATCGGCGAGCAGACGACCGAGCTTTCAAAGTATTATTTTGCCGGCATCAGCGAGCATTTCAGCGGCATTAAGGATATTAAGAGCAACCGTCTGGAGCCGTCCCATATGGATTGGTTTGACAGGCTGTCGCGAAAAATGGAGCGGAACTTTATCCAATTCAATAAAGTGAACTCCCTGTCCCAGCTCATCTACCGTCTTTCATCCGTCATCCTCGTTGCCGGGTTCGTATACCTTGCCCTGGAGGTGCTTCGCACCCCGGTCGAACAGCTGCTGATGATTGTGCTTATTTTCTCGCGGTTGTGGCCAAGATTTATCAGTATTCAAACCAGCACCGAGCAGCTTGCTTCGAATTTCCCGGCTTTTCGGGCAATACGCGAACTGCAAGCGGAATATGAGGCAGACCGGGAGCTTGCCGGAACGGCTGGAGTTCCGGATGGCGAGCGGCTGCACCTGCAGCAGGGCATTACGTGCAGCGATGTCGATTACCGATATGACGCTTCTAATCCGACCTACGCTTTGCGGGGCATCAACTTACATATTCCGGCCCGCCGCATGACGGCCATCGTCGGCAAATCCGGCGCGGGCAAGAGCACCCTGATCGATCTGCTCATGGGGTTGATCCAGCCGGAGAGCGGGCAGGTTCTGGCGGACGGCGTGTCTATTGGGGACGAACGTCAGCTTCTGTCGCTCCGGGGGAGCATCGGTTATGTGGCGCAGGACCCGTTTCTCTTCAATGAGAGCATCCGGGATAACCTGAAGCTGACCGCTCCCGAGGCATCGGATGATGAGCTGTGGGAAGCGTTGAGGTTTTCGGCGTCGGACGAGTTCGTGCGAAGGCTTCCGCAGGGGCTTGACACGGTCATTGGCGACCGCGGCGTGCGCTTGTCCGGCGGAGAGCGACAGCGGATCGTCCTGGCAAGAGCGATCTTGAAGCGGCCCTCGATTCTTGTGCTGGATGAAGCGACAAGCGCGCTGGACAGCGAGAATGAGCGGCGGATCCAGGAGGCGCTGGAGCAGCTGAAAGGAAGCATGACCATTATCGTGATCGCCCATCGGCTGTCTACGATCCGCCATGCCGATCAGGTTATCGTGATGGAGCAAGGGCGAATTATCCAGCAAGGAGGCTATCAGCAGCTGTCACAGGATCAGAAGGGCACCTTCCGGCAGCTTCTCAGTTACCAAACAGGCGCCCAGATGTAA
- a CDS encoding lasso peptide biosynthesis B2 protein — protein MSLYRKIRTYMSFPVAMKLMFIEAYVYLAWGRVFKQLPFARVAPSLGQFMKETPYTCSEEELKQLRQISRAVHAMSRVTWWESQCLVKAVAAMKMLERRSIPHTLYLGSGRDEQGQMVAHAWLRSGSYIVTGKEGHEKYAIVGIFGKEMRAEELNFNRSSGKEFLH, from the coding sequence ATGAGTCTGTACCGGAAAATAAGGACGTATATGTCTTTTCCCGTTGCGATGAAGCTGATGTTCATCGAAGCCTATGTTTACCTGGCTTGGGGGAGAGTGTTCAAGCAGCTGCCCTTCGCAAGGGTGGCCCCCTCCCTGGGCCAATTTATGAAGGAAACGCCGTATACCTGCTCGGAGGAGGAGCTGAAGCAGCTGCGTCAAATCTCCAGAGCCGTACATGCGATGAGTCGAGTCACGTGGTGGGAAAGCCAGTGCTTGGTCAAAGCCGTTGCCGCCATGAAAATGCTGGAGCGAAGAAGCATTCCGCATACGCTCTATTTAGGGAGCGGGCGGGATGAGCAGGGACAAATGGTGGCGCACGCCTGGCTCCGCAGCGGATCCTACATCGTTACGGGCAAAGAAGGGCATGAGAAGTATGCCATCGTCGGAATATTCGGCAAGGAGATGCGGGCCGAGGAGTTGAACTTTAATCGGTCATCCGGTAAGGAGTTTTTACATTGA
- a CDS encoding lasso peptide biosynthesis PqqD family chaperone: protein MSTEFITDEVLIMQSEGFLVSDMDGEKVMLSIDNGKYYNLGRIGGRIWELASTPITVGGMVEKLVAEYDIEPDACEQQVQRFLRQLADEGLVQVKKA from the coding sequence ATGAGCACGGAATTCATTACGGATGAGGTACTGATCATGCAGTCCGAAGGCTTTCTGGTCAGTGATATGGACGGCGAGAAGGTTATGCTGAGTATCGATAATGGCAAGTACTACAACCTGGGCCGGATTGGCGGCCGGATCTGGGAGCTGGCGTCTACGCCGATTACGGTCGGCGGTATGGTGGAGAAGCTAGTTGCGGAATACGATATCGAACCGGATGCGTGCGAGCAGCAGGTACAGCGGTTTTTGCGGCAGCTCGCCGATGAAGGGCTAGTGCAGGTGAAGAAGGCCTGA
- a CDS encoding nucleotidyltransferase family protein, translated as MGTKIDMTGTSVELMFMLRLLRSTKFEDEQSVLFFSSNLDWNKLLKTIQFHRMYPVLYLELKKLDLDWIPPWFMERLKSKYERNVINMLRLCSDLEKLNKQFRDSGIPSLHLKGPVLARKIYGEISLRTSKDLDILVSPEDVRKAEEVLLNLGYTTDVKILNVWKWKSHHISYNHSATQTEVELHWRINPETSGSAFHEVWERRNDVVFSSQHISLLGNEDLFVYLVTHGSRHGWMRLRWLYDIDQMLRTKVLDFPFLKRLLQKTRSSHLVGQALLLSNELLGTPIPDELATLVQGERALRLAQKSFYYLNHTIEISPEGDILENKDFKKYVYSLFTGRQKIQYLVNRLYPSAKDALLLPLPKPLRFLYFPLRPFLWAWRQMRRQYL; from the coding sequence TTGGGAACTAAAATCGACATGACAGGAACTTCGGTCGAATTGATGTTTATGTTAAGACTTCTTCGGAGCACTAAGTTTGAAGACGAACAATCCGTCCTATTTTTTAGCTCTAATCTTGATTGGAATAAATTGTTGAAAACGATACAGTTTCACAGAATGTATCCAGTCTTATACCTGGAATTAAAAAAATTGGATTTGGATTGGATTCCGCCATGGTTCATGGAAAGACTGAAAAGTAAATACGAACGCAATGTCATCAATATGCTAAGACTATGCTCTGATTTGGAGAAGCTGAACAAACAATTTAGGGATAGTGGAATCCCTTCTCTACATTTAAAGGGACCGGTATTGGCTCGGAAAATTTATGGAGAGATCTCACTGCGTACATCAAAAGACTTGGATATCCTAGTTAGTCCGGAAGATGTCAGGAAAGCCGAGGAAGTTTTATTGAATCTTGGGTATACAACGGACGTGAAGATTTTAAACGTATGGAAATGGAAAAGCCATCATATTAGTTATAATCATTCTGCTACTCAAACCGAAGTGGAACTTCATTGGCGAATAAATCCGGAAACGAGTGGGTCTGCATTTCATGAAGTATGGGAAAGGCGAAACGATGTGGTCTTTTCAAGCCAACATATTTCTTTATTGGGTAATGAGGATCTGTTTGTTTATTTAGTGACGCATGGGTCCAGACATGGATGGATGAGGTTACGCTGGTTGTATGATATTGATCAAATGCTGAGAACAAAAGTGTTGGACTTCCCGTTTTTAAAGAGACTACTACAAAAGACACGCAGCAGTCATTTAGTAGGCCAAGCGCTCCTATTATCCAACGAATTGCTGGGCACACCAATCCCTGATGAATTGGCTACGTTGGTACAGGGGGAACGTGCTTTAAGATTAGCACAGAAGTCGTTTTACTATCTAAACCATACCATCGAGATATCGCCGGAGGGAGATATTCTCGAGAACAAAGATTTCAAAAAGTACGTGTATTCATTGTTTACAGGCAGACAAAAAATACAGTATCTCGTAAATAGGTTGTATCCAAGCGCAAAGGATGCTTTGCTGTTGCCATTGCCTAAACCGCTTCGGTTCCTTTACTTCCCGCTCCGTCCCTTTTTATGGGCATGGAGACAAATGAGACGGCAATATTTATAA